Proteins from a single region of Puntigrus tetrazona isolate hp1 chromosome 2, ASM1883169v1, whole genome shotgun sequence:
- the hes6 gene encoding transcription cofactor HES-6 — translation MAPASRNNRHEEDYFGIKDRKTRKPLVEKKRRARINESLQELRLLLADPDAQVKMENAEVLEMTVKRVESILQNKAKEADSVNREANERFAAGYIQCMHEVHTFVSSCPGIDATIAADLLNHLLECMPLNDEDRFQDILSDLLSDSSNCGTWPGDRSAVSGGSSVLSPAPSTTSSDDLCSDLDDTDTEHSRVSVDAGEQAPGAPTAYLSKSMWRPW, via the exons ATGGCCCCTGCGTCCCGCAACAACAGACACGAGGAGGACTATTTCGGAATAAAAGACAGAAAG ACGAGGAAGCCGCTGGTGGAGAAAAAGAGACGCGCCCGCATCAATGAAAGTTTACAGGAGCTGAGGCTACTGCTAGCCGACCCGGAT GCGCAGGTGAAAATGGAGAACGCCGAGGTGTTGGAAATGACCGTGAAGCGCGTGGAAAGTATCCTGCAAAACAAAGCGAAAG AAGCTGACAGCGTGAACCGCGAAGCCAACGAGCGCTTCGCCGCGGGATACATCCAGTGCATGCACGAGGTGCACACCTTCGTGTCCAGCTGCCCGGGAATCGACGCGACCATCGCCGCCGACCTGCTCAACCACCTGCTCGAATGCATGCCTCTGAACGACGAGGATCGCTTTCAGGACATCCTGTCAGATCTCCTGTCGGACTCTAGTAACTGTGGCACTTGGCCCGGCGACAGGAGCGCGGTCAGCGGCGGCTCTTCGGTCTTGTCCCCGgccccctccaccacctccagCGACGACCTTTGCTCCGACCTGGATGACACGGACACCGAGCACAGCCGAGTCTCGGTGGACGCCGGGGAGCAAGCGCCGGGCGCGCCGACCGCGTATCTCTCCAAGTCCATGTGGAGACCTTGGTAG